A genomic region of Rhodococcus oxybenzonivorans contains the following coding sequences:
- a CDS encoding SDR family NAD(P)-dependent oxidoreductase gives MGNRLQNKIAVVTGSSSGNGRAIALALAAEGATVVCSDVRREAREGGYEENANVPTDELIVAQGKSQYIDADAGNYASMDNLVTTAVNSFGRLDVMVNNAGIFTGLHTIVDETEEDYDRTMRINSKSVWLGSKFAIAQMLTQDPVDGSRGWVVNIASIGGLVGLAAESGYCAAKGAVVNLTRQLAVDFAAERINVNAVCPGFLATAMVRPFLDDPELNKALHAKSPWPELGTAEDVAQATVFLASGDARWATGSLLTIDGGYTAP, from the coding sequence ATGGGAAACCGTCTGCAGAACAAGATCGCCGTCGTCACCGGATCCAGCTCCGGCAACGGCCGCGCGATCGCTTTGGCGCTGGCCGCCGAGGGCGCGACCGTGGTGTGTTCGGACGTCCGCCGTGAGGCCCGCGAGGGCGGCTACGAGGAGAACGCCAACGTCCCCACCGACGAACTGATCGTCGCCCAGGGCAAATCGCAGTATATCGACGCCGACGCCGGGAATTATGCGTCGATGGACAACCTGGTCACGACCGCGGTCAACAGCTTCGGCCGTCTCGATGTGATGGTCAACAACGCCGGCATCTTCACCGGGCTGCACACCATCGTCGACGAGACCGAAGAAGACTACGACCGCACCATGCGGATCAACTCCAAGAGCGTCTGGCTCGGCAGCAAGTTCGCCATCGCTCAGATGCTCACCCAGGATCCGGTGGACGGCTCCCGCGGATGGGTGGTCAACATCGCCTCGATCGGTGGTCTGGTCGGCCTGGCCGCCGAATCCGGCTACTGCGCCGCCAAGGGTGCGGTGGTCAATCTGACCCGCCAGCTGGCCGTCGATTTCGCCGCCGAGCGGATCAACGTCAACGCCGTGTGCCCCGGCTTTCTGGCCACCGCCATGGTGCGCCCGTTCCTCGACGACCCGGAACTGAACAAGGCGCTGCACGCGAAGTCGCCGTGGCCCGAACTCGGCACCGCCGAGGATGTCGCGCAGGCCACCGTGTTCCTCGCCTCCGGTGACGCCCGCTGGGCCACCGGATCCCTGCTGACCATCGACGGAGGCTACACCGCCCCCTGA
- a CDS encoding HoxN/HupN/NixA family nickel/cobalt transporter: MASVAHSFTTRWTSAERSRLAAIVAAIAVLHVLGWSFYLWQSENLAAASGFAGAGTLAYILGMRHAFDADHIAAIDDTTRLMLVRGRRPVGVGFFFAMGHSAVVLVLAVLVAFAGDNLSDTSLDGIRGVGGTISILVAIGFIALVAALNAVVLTGLTRLWRQYRVGILRAEQIDLQLLNRGLVNRVLGSRARNLIRSSWHMAPLGFLFGLGLETASEVTLLALSATTAVNGGMSFAAVLTLPLLFAAGMSMMDTADSLLMTRAYSWAYRSPGRRLYYNLATTAMTVVIGLFVASVYLAGALTDHFGVTTGWIGWYGALADHFELFGYVIVGLFVASWLGAVLLWKLHYHKAEAERAPDPTMSAF, translated from the coding sequence ATGGCGTCCGTAGCCCACTCGTTCACCACCCGATGGACCAGCGCCGAGCGATCGCGCCTCGCCGCGATCGTTGCGGCCATCGCCGTCCTGCACGTCCTCGGGTGGAGTTTCTACCTATGGCAGAGTGAAAACCTCGCGGCCGCCAGTGGCTTCGCGGGAGCAGGGACCCTCGCCTACATCCTCGGCATGCGTCACGCCTTCGACGCCGATCACATCGCCGCTATCGACGACACCACACGGCTGATGCTCGTGCGCGGACGACGGCCCGTCGGTGTCGGATTCTTCTTCGCGATGGGCCACAGCGCCGTCGTGCTGGTCCTCGCCGTTCTCGTCGCCTTCGCAGGCGACAACCTCAGCGACACCAGCCTGGACGGGATACGCGGCGTCGGCGGCACAATATCGATCCTGGTCGCGATCGGCTTCATCGCCCTCGTTGCCGCGCTCAACGCCGTCGTGTTGACGGGGCTGACCCGCCTGTGGCGCCAATATCGCGTCGGCATTCTTCGCGCCGAACAGATCGACCTGCAACTGTTGAACCGAGGTCTGGTCAACCGCGTTCTCGGCTCCCGCGCCCGCAACCTGATCAGGTCTTCCTGGCACATGGCGCCACTTGGGTTCCTCTTCGGGCTCGGTCTCGAGACCGCCAGCGAAGTCACCCTGCTGGCGCTGTCGGCGACGACCGCGGTCAACGGCGGTATGTCGTTCGCTGCTGTCCTGACCCTGCCGCTGCTGTTCGCGGCCGGCATGTCGATGATGGACACAGCCGACAGTCTGCTCATGACCCGGGCGTATTCGTGGGCCTACCGCAGCCCTGGCCGTCGCCTGTACTACAACCTGGCCACCACCGCGATGACCGTCGTCATCGGACTGTTCGTGGCCTCGGTCTACCTCGCCGGAGCCCTCACCGACCACTTCGGGGTGACCACCGGCTGGATCGGCTGGTACGGCGCCCTCGCCGATCACTTCGAACTGTTCGGATACGTCATCGTCGGTCTCTTTGTTGCATCCTGGCTGGGCGCGGTGCTGCTCTGGAAACTGCACTACCACAAAGCCGAAGCCGAGCGCGCTCCCGATCCAACCATGTCAGCCTTCTGA
- a CDS encoding helix-turn-helix domain-containing protein — protein sequence MEDLLVELNCWAGGVGAREVRPGLTVCRFDAPGPYSWGPAHGVTFGLVAQGRLSVDIGRTAHGCGPLEGVVFTDRLCPTVDVVAASTDHPFLAMFLQIDAAIIRRISTNVLVSDVAAVPVARRGRTSGNQCSGTFSVDARLLHSVLRFLRALDGELDERVLAPICLQEIVYRLLQIVCCQDPLEVASRESDVDPTRAAIEYIRSHLAESMTVSDIAREVRLSESAFAHTFRATIGVSPYQFLKSERLDAARRMLITGSGISVSEVAHAVGYSSASHFITEFKRRYAVTPREYSNGKYSYAALDVVDRPDGAHARTAEMVHFPAGN from the coding sequence ATGGAGGACCTCCTCGTCGAACTGAACTGCTGGGCAGGTGGGGTCGGGGCCCGGGAGGTGCGGCCGGGGCTGACCGTCTGCCGGTTCGATGCGCCGGGACCGTATTCGTGGGGGCCGGCCCACGGCGTCACCTTCGGTCTCGTCGCCCAGGGGCGGCTGTCCGTGGATATCGGTCGCACCGCTCACGGTTGCGGCCCCCTCGAGGGAGTCGTCTTCACGGACCGTCTGTGCCCCACGGTCGACGTAGTCGCGGCCTCCACCGATCATCCCTTCCTCGCGATGTTTCTGCAGATCGACGCGGCGATCATTCGCCGCATATCGACAAATGTCTTGGTTAGCGATGTCGCGGCGGTGCCTGTGGCCCGGCGTGGCCGTACCAGTGGCAATCAGTGCAGCGGCACCTTCAGTGTCGACGCACGACTACTCCACTCTGTTCTGCGGTTCCTTCGAGCTCTCGATGGCGAGTTGGACGAGCGAGTGCTCGCACCGATCTGTTTGCAGGAGATCGTGTATCGCCTTCTGCAGATCGTCTGCTGCCAAGATCCGCTGGAGGTTGCCTCACGCGAGTCCGACGTCGATCCTACGCGGGCGGCGATCGAGTACATCAGGTCTCACCTCGCTGAATCGATGACCGTGAGCGACATCGCGCGGGAGGTCCGGTTGAGTGAGTCGGCGTTTGCGCATACCTTCCGTGCGACGATCGGCGTGAGTCCGTACCAGTTCCTCAAATCCGAGCGGTTGGACGCTGCTCGACGCATGCTCATCACCGGATCCGGCATCAGTGTGAGCGAAGTTGCACACGCCGTGGGCTATTCGAGCGCCTCCCACTTCATTACGGAGTTCAAGCGCCGATACGCGGTCACACCCCGCGAATATTCGAACGGGAAGTACTCTTACGCCGCTCTGGATGTCGTCGACCGTCCAGACGGCGCCCACGCGAGAACCGCAGAAATGGTGCACTTCCCCGCAGGCAACTGA
- a CDS encoding AraC family transcriptional regulator, producing MATLSAGQASASTPPPPPRFVNTDSRPAARRWWPHVTPPRSLTDIATQFGFVDLSVFSGAFTATHGISPSRYREQHR from the coding sequence ATGGCCACACTCTCGGCAGGACAAGCATCGGCTTCGACGCCACCGCCGCCGCCACGATTCGTGAACACCGACTCGAGGCCTGCCGCCAGGCGATGGTGGCCCCACGTAACACCCCCCCGATCCCTAACCGACATCGCAACCCAGTTCGGGTTCGTCGATCTGTCGGTCTTCAGCGGGGCATTCACAGCGACCCACGGCATCAGTCCGAGCCGGTACCGCGAACAACACCGATGA
- a CDS encoding helix-turn-helix domain-containing protein, whose amino-acid sequence MRTVNRHRPDRQRHHPHPPPRTRSRRAHGPGKPIGAIATKWGFSDGPHFTRTFKSTYGTTPKEFREAYLAKGGATMQQDVPRVHGLTDGLIETGVPPAQR is encoded by the coding sequence GTGCGCACCGTCAACCGCCACCGGCCAGACCGTCAGCGGCACCATCCGCATCCGCCGCCTCGCACGCGCTCGCGGCGAGCTCATGGACCGGGCAAGCCGATCGGTGCCATCGCCACCAAATGGGGTTTCTCGGACGGCCCCCACTTCACCCGCACCTTCAAGTCGACCTACGGCACCACCCCAAAGGAGTTCCGGGAGGCGTACCTCGCCAAAGGTGGCGCAACGATGCAACAAGATGTCCCGCGTGTTCACGGTCTCACTGACGGACTGATTGAGACTGGAGTCCCACCAGCCCAACGGTGA
- a CDS encoding IS5 family transposase (programmed frameshift), with amino-acid sequence MADVVNRFEVLTDKQWALLALLLPSSDGLRGRKFQNSRLVVEGMLYRLRTGLPWRDLPAHFGPWKTVWKRHRRYAGDGTWDRVLIALAAMADAGGDLDWAVSVDSTVVRVHQHGANAARDTGGSANYTNLLDEPVDHGIGWSRGGLTCKVHLACDGDGRPLSVLVGPGQAGDSPMFGPLLEGICVPRIGGGAPRTRPDEVRADKAYTSKANRELLRSKGIKAVIPEKSDQVANRKNKGSAGGRPPNFDAESYKGRNVVERAFNKAKQWRAVATRYDKLALTYRAGFLLAGIVEWLKLLGDMP; translated from the exons GTGGCAGACGTTGTTAATCGGTTTGAGGTGTTGACGGACAAGCAGTGGGCGTTGCTTGCGCTGCTGTTGCCCAGTTCGGATGGGCTGCGGGGGCGGAAGTTCCAGAACAGCCGGCTCGTGGTGGAGGGGATGCTCTACCGGCTGCGTACCGGGCTCCCGTGGCGGGATCTACCTGCGCATTTCGGCCCCTGGAAGACGGTGTGGAAACGGCACCGACGCTACGCCGGGGATGGAACGTGGGATCGGGTACTCATAGCCCTGGCGGCGATGGCCGATGCCGGTGGCGACCTGGATTGGGCGGTGTCGGTGGATTCCACCGTGGTGCGGGTGCACCAGCACGGCGCCAACGCCGCGCGTGACACAGGGGGATCTGCC AATTACACGAATCTGCTTGACGAACCGGTCGATCACGGCATCGGCTGGTCCCGCGGCGGGCTGACCTGCAAAGTTCACCTGGCGTGCGATGGCGACGGACGTCCCTTGTCGGTGCTGGTGGGTCCTGGCCAGGCAGGCGACAGCCCGATGTTCGGCCCGCTCCTGGAGGGCATCTGCGTGCCGCGCATCGGTGGCGGCGCACCCCGCACGCGCCCGGACGAGGTCCGTGCCGACAAGGCGTACACATCCAAGGCCAATCGAGAACTGCTACGCAGCAAGGGCATCAAGGCGGTCATTCCCGAGAAGTCCGATCAGGTGGCCAACCGCAAGAACAAGGGCAGCGCGGGCGGTCGGCCACCGAACTTCGATGCCGAGTCGTACAAGGGCCGCAACGTGGTGGAAAGGGCCTTCAACAAGGCAAAACAGTGGCGAGCGGTGGCAACCCGGTATGACAAGCTTGCGCTGACTTACCGGGCTGGATTCCTTCTCGCCGGCATCGTCGAATGGCTCAAACTATTGGGAGACATGCCCTAG
- a CDS encoding IS3 family transposase (programmed frameshift) — protein sequence MPNVYPAEVREKAVRLVLEHRDEYASEYEAIRTIAERMSLKTETVRVWVRKAEAAGGGTPAASASEAEAELRALRRKNAELEKTIEILKAATFFLRAGVRPATQVICRFIAEHRDQFGVVPICRVLTEHGCTIAPRTFYAWRSRPLSKRALWDATITAVLASYYVERDEHGRRRPESLYGSLKMWAHLRRQGIEVARCTVERLMRVNGWRGASRAKRVRTTVPEPSAPRPPDLVDRNFRVDRPDALYVADFTYVRMVSGFAYTAFVIDAFAGTIVGWEVSTSKETAFVQRAVNQACTLRTMQGNPLRGNTIHHSDAGSQYTALRFGETLFLQGLLPSIGSVADAFDNALAETTVGLYKAECIADDSPFRIGPLRTVSDVEEATSAWVHWYNTDRLMHRLGRIPPTEYEARYYAAERADQPVAHK from the exons ATGCCGAATGTCTATCCAGCCGAGGTGCGGGAGAAGGCCGTGCGCCTGGTCCTCGAACACCGTGACGAGTACGCCTCGGAGTACGAGGCGATCCGTACGATCGCCGAGCGGATGTCCCTGAAGACGGAGACGGTGCGGGTGTGGGTCCGCAAGGCCGAGGCGGCGGGTGGCGGCACCCCGGCTGCGTCGGCATCGGAGGCTGAGGCCGAACTGCGGGCTTTGCGGCGGAAGAACGCCGAGCTCGAGAAGACCATCGAAATATTGAAGGCTGCAACGT TCTTTCTTCGCGCGGGAGTGCGACCCGCCACGCAAGTGATCTGCCGGTTCATCGCCGAACACCGCGATCAGTTCGGGGTCGTACCGATCTGCCGGGTGCTCACCGAGCACGGGTGCACGATCGCCCCGAGAACCTTCTACGCCTGGCGCAGCCGGCCGTTGTCGAAACGGGCATTGTGGGACGCCACCATCACCGCGGTGCTGGCCTCCTACTACGTCGAGCGGGACGAGCACGGTCGACGCAGGCCGGAGTCGCTGTACGGCTCGTTGAAGATGTGGGCCCACCTGCGCCGTCAGGGCATCGAGGTGGCCCGCTGCACCGTCGAACGGCTCATGCGCGTCAACGGGTGGCGCGGTGCCAGCAGGGCGAAGAGGGTCCGCACCACCGTGCCGGAGCCGTCGGCGCCGCGGCCGCCGGATCTGGTCGACCGGAACTTCCGGGTCGATCGGCCCGACGCGCTCTATGTCGCGGACTTCACGTACGTCCGGATGGTGTCCGGCTTCGCGTACACGGCGTTCGTCATCGATGCGTTCGCCGGCACGATCGTCGGTTGGGAGGTGTCGACGTCGAAGGAGACCGCGTTCGTGCAGCGGGCGGTGAACCAGGCCTGCACCTTGCGGACGATGCAAGGTAACCCATTGCGCGGAAACACTATTCACCACAGCGACGCGGGGTCGCAATATACGGCTCTGCGCTTCGGGGAGACCTTGTTCCTGCAGGGACTGCTGCCGTCGATCGGGTCGGTGGCCGACGCCTTCGACAACGCCCTCGCCGAGACGACGGTCGGGCTCTACAAGGCCGAGTGCATCGCCGACGACTCCCCGTTCCGCATCGGGCCGCTACGCACCGTCAGCGACGTCGAGGAGGCCACCTCGGCGTGGGTGCACTGGTACAACACCGACCGGCTGATGCACCGCCTTGGGCGGATCCCACCCACCGAGTACGAGGCCAGGTACTACGCTGCAGAACGTGCCGATCAACCGGTCGCACACAAATAA
- a CDS encoding IS110 family transposase — MIVIGIDAHKRTHTAVVADQNGSQLSTKTTGTASKDHLALLRWGAEQCDDRMWAIEDCRHLSRRLERDLLAAGERVVRVPPKLMANARDGARTYGKSDPIDALAVARAALREPNLPEARLEGMEREIRLLVDHRDDLVAERTRIIGRLRWHLHELDPGWTPPKRLERASAYDKIEVFLSELSGLVSDLATRLVDHLRRLTLEIEELTTEIEELTTEITVRTTVLAPSLLAIPGCGPLTAAKLLGETAGVDRFRSKDAFARHNGTAPLPVWSSNHARHRLSRTGNRRINAAIHIIALTQAHCHPDARALLARRKAGGDGGMEALRILKRRLSDVVYRAMLADRPLMGTATAA; from the coding sequence ATGATCGTCATCGGGATCGATGCGCACAAGCGCACCCATACGGCCGTTGTCGCCGATCAGAACGGGAGCCAGCTGTCGACGAAAACCACTGGCACCGCCAGCAAGGACCATCTGGCGCTGCTGCGATGGGGCGCAGAACAATGCGACGATCGCATGTGGGCGATCGAGGACTGCCGGCACCTGAGCCGCCGTCTGGAGCGGGACCTGTTGGCCGCCGGTGAACGGGTCGTGCGGGTGCCGCCGAAGCTGATGGCGAACGCGCGTGACGGTGCTCGTACCTATGGAAAGTCCGATCCGATCGACGCGCTCGCGGTGGCTCGGGCCGCCCTGCGGGAACCGAACCTACCGGAAGCCCGGCTCGAGGGTATGGAACGAGAAATTCGACTTCTGGTCGATCACAGGGACGATCTCGTCGCCGAGCGCACCCGCATCATCGGGCGGTTGCGCTGGCATCTGCACGAACTCGATCCTGGCTGGACACCGCCGAAGCGATTGGAACGAGCCAGCGCCTACGACAAGATCGAGGTGTTCTTGTCGGAGTTGTCGGGGCTCGTGTCGGACTTGGCGACGCGCCTCGTCGACCATCTCCGGCGCCTCACCCTCGAGATCGAGGAACTCACCACCGAGATCGAGGAACTCACCACCGAGATCACTGTCCGAACCACGGTGCTGGCACCGTCATTGCTGGCCATCCCCGGATGTGGGCCACTGACGGCGGCGAAGCTGCTCGGTGAGACCGCCGGTGTCGATCGCTTCCGGTCCAAGGATGCCTTCGCCCGCCACAACGGAACCGCACCGCTGCCGGTGTGGTCGTCGAACCATGCCCGACATCGTCTCTCGCGCACCGGGAACCGGCGGATCAACGCAGCGATCCATATCATCGCACTCACCCAGGCTCATTGCCATCCCGACGCCCGAGCCCTCTTGGCCCGGCGCAAAGCGGGCGGTGACGGTGGCATGGAAGCCCTTCGCATCCTCAAGCGCAGACTTTCCGATGTCGTCTATCGCGCCATGCTCGCGGACCGACCACTGATGGGCACCGCGACGGCTGCTTGA
- a CDS encoding acetyl-CoA hydrolase/transferase family protein yields MQSSRIRHSALQQKVTSAEEAVKAIGPGDTVAVSGFASAGTPKAVIPALADRIHAARAAGANFTIDLLTGASVSTETERMLTEIDGIALRMPYQAESTARQKINQGRMDYVDIHLSHVAQQVWEGYYGAVNVAVVEVSGITETGELIPSASVGNNKTWLDVAEKVILEVNSWVPDAMDGIHDIYYGTALPPHRRPIELTDVEDRIGQPHYRVDPAKVVAVVETNAPDSASALTAPDAVSEAIAAHVLDFFDHEVKCGRLPENTLLPLQAGIGNVANAVLGGLERGPYRGLTCYSEVIQDGMLHLIKHGTVRFASATALALSEAGIEELTSNIDFYRQHIRLRPQEISNHPEVVRRLGIIAMNGMLEADIYGNVNSTHVMGTKIMNGIGGSGDFARNGYLSMFLSPSTAKNGAISSIVPMTPHVDHTEHDTQVLVTEQGLADLRGLSPRRRARVIIERCAHPEFRPLLTDYIERATATAGAGQTPHLLGEAFSFHQRYLESGSMRV; encoded by the coding sequence GTGCAGTCGAGCCGGATTCGACACTCGGCCCTCCAGCAGAAGGTGACGTCGGCGGAGGAAGCGGTGAAGGCCATCGGTCCGGGGGACACCGTCGCTGTCAGCGGTTTCGCCAGTGCCGGGACACCCAAGGCGGTCATCCCGGCCTTGGCTGACCGGATTCACGCCGCCCGCGCGGCCGGCGCGAATTTCACCATCGACCTGCTGACCGGGGCGTCCGTGTCGACGGAGACCGAGAGGATGCTCACCGAGATCGACGGAATCGCCCTGCGGATGCCCTACCAGGCGGAATCCACGGCACGGCAGAAGATCAACCAGGGGCGCATGGATTACGTCGACATCCACCTCTCGCACGTGGCCCAGCAGGTGTGGGAGGGCTACTACGGCGCGGTGAACGTCGCGGTCGTCGAGGTCTCCGGCATCACCGAGACCGGTGAGCTGATCCCCTCCGCGTCGGTCGGAAACAACAAGACCTGGCTCGACGTCGCGGAGAAAGTCATTCTCGAGGTCAACTCGTGGGTCCCGGACGCCATGGATGGTATCCACGACATCTACTACGGCACAGCCCTGCCCCCGCACCGCCGGCCGATCGAACTCACCGATGTCGAGGACCGCATCGGGCAACCGCACTACCGGGTGGACCCGGCCAAGGTTGTTGCGGTGGTGGAGACGAACGCCCCCGACAGTGCGAGCGCGCTGACCGCTCCGGATGCGGTCAGTGAGGCGATCGCGGCCCACGTGCTGGACTTCTTCGACCACGAGGTGAAGTGTGGCCGACTCCCGGAGAACACCCTGCTGCCACTGCAGGCGGGCATCGGAAACGTGGCCAATGCCGTACTCGGGGGACTCGAGCGCGGCCCGTATCGGGGTTTGACCTGCTATTCCGAGGTCATCCAGGACGGGATGCTGCACTTGATCAAGCACGGCACCGTCCGGTTTGCGTCGGCGACCGCGCTGGCACTCTCGGAGGCCGGGATCGAGGAGTTGACCTCCAACATCGACTTCTACCGGCAGCACATCCGGCTTCGTCCGCAGGAAATCAGCAACCACCCCGAGGTGGTCCGCCGATTGGGAATCATCGCGATGAACGGGATGCTGGAGGCCGACATCTACGGGAACGTCAATTCGACCCACGTGATGGGCACCAAAATCATGAACGGCATCGGCGGATCCGGGGACTTCGCGCGCAACGGGTACCTGTCGATGTTCCTCAGCCCGTCCACGGCGAAGAACGGAGCGATCTCGTCGATCGTCCCGATGACCCCGCACGTCGACCACACCGAGCACGACACCCAAGTGCTGGTGACCGAGCAGGGCCTCGCCGACCTGCGGGGGTTGTCGCCGCGTCGACGGGCACGGGTGATCATCGAGCGCTGCGCGCATCCGGAATTCCGGCCGCTGCTCACCGACTACATCGAGCGGGCGACGGCCACTGCGGGAGCCGGCCAGACGCCGCACCTGCTTGGGGAGGCGTTCTCGTTCCACCAGCGGTACCTGGAGTCCGGCTCGATGCGAGTCTAG
- a CDS encoding SDR family NAD(P)-dependent oxidoreductase: MNRLQNKVIVVTGSSSGLGRGIAKACATEGAKLVISDIHEQPTTGGFEDDAAPTTAESIQKSGGEAIFVQADVTKSTEVAALVKQTVAEFGRLDVFINNAGIFRAGKRLHEFSEADLDVCFDVNAKGTFFGAQEAIKQFLTQGDGGNIVNIVSTAGLQGHPNQSVYNISKGAQANLTRCLAIEYGKDQIRVNGICPTYAKTALTRELFDDTDFDTSFTDSIPLKRWGEIEDVANLAVFLASDESSYIHGDLIKIDGGETLCRYSV, encoded by the coding sequence ATGAACCGCCTACAGAACAAGGTCATCGTTGTCACCGGATCGAGTTCCGGTCTCGGCCGCGGCATCGCCAAGGCCTGCGCCACCGAAGGCGCCAAGCTGGTCATCAGCGACATCCACGAGCAGCCGACCACCGGAGGCTTCGAGGACGACGCGGCACCGACCACCGCGGAGTCGATCCAAAAGTCCGGCGGCGAAGCGATCTTCGTCCAGGCCGACGTCACCAAGTCCACTGAAGTGGCTGCACTCGTCAAGCAGACCGTTGCCGAGTTCGGCCGCCTCGACGTCTTCATCAACAACGCCGGGATCTTCCGCGCCGGCAAGCGGCTGCACGAGTTCAGCGAGGCTGACCTCGACGTGTGCTTCGACGTCAACGCCAAGGGCACGTTCTTCGGCGCCCAGGAAGCAATCAAGCAGTTCCTGACCCAGGGCGACGGCGGCAACATCGTCAACATCGTCTCCACCGCCGGGCTGCAGGGCCACCCGAATCAGTCGGTGTACAACATCTCCAAGGGCGCCCAGGCGAACCTGACCCGGTGCCTGGCCATCGAGTACGGAAAGGACCAGATCCGTGTCAACGGCATCTGCCCGACCTACGCCAAGACGGCACTGACCCGGGAGTTGTTCGACGACACGGACTTCGACACCTCCTTCACCGATTCCATCCCGCTGAAGCGGTGGGGAGAGATCGAAGACGTCGCCAACCTGGCCGTCTTCCTCGCCTCGGACGAGTCCAGCTACATCCACGGTGACCTGATCAAGATCGACGGCGGCGAAACCCTCTGCCGCTACTCGGTCTGA
- a CDS encoding sigma-54-dependent Fis family transcriptional regulator yields the protein MTTDRRPASSLSATDEVSSFIAQSWQRSRQAGVVPDGSSPPRLQFVEDLDLRRRLVQCASPILDRLHDDLSGMSLSVALTDEHAQVMLRRDNDPVLAAKLDSVYFAPGFNYSEELIGTNGVGTALETGMAVYVDGREHFHEAIHDFTCAGAPIHNPILGRVEGLIDISGLAREANPLMRQLALGAARDVESALRSTGSAKQQLVLGEFLAACRRRQVAVYSLSCGVFMSNTIGSRLLDPIDEAFLREEAHSLLGPSRITQLALHLPSGGTITVKRNIIEDGAEVAGVILEVERPPHPRSSTTHHRSLPALPGSTGSSPQWTRCSRELISLASTDANTILRGEGGSGRLTLARGAHLYKNPQAPIAVVDCNPTESVEERLRSALDSAATTVVLRDIDLLDARLDQAVSDVVSADQRSYPARWIVATSSTDGDRLLHSALARNFTTTIDVPALRHHPGDVPAIIRMCLGQLAPHRDADIPDDVLRVLKKYHWPGNITELVDTLKHALRAKPAGVITAVDLPPALSSAPRRTMTAMESAERDAIVVALRECGGNRVAAAKSLGIARSSLYRKIDTFGIHL from the coding sequence AAGACCTCGACCTGCGTCGCCGGCTGGTGCAATGCGCCTCACCGATCCTCGATCGCCTGCACGACGACCTGTCCGGAATGTCACTCAGCGTCGCGCTGACCGACGAGCATGCCCAAGTCATGCTGCGGCGCGACAATGATCCTGTCCTTGCCGCCAAGCTCGACAGCGTCTATTTCGCGCCAGGGTTCAACTACTCCGAGGAACTCATCGGCACCAATGGCGTCGGCACCGCCCTCGAGACCGGCATGGCCGTCTACGTCGACGGCCGCGAGCACTTTCACGAGGCAATCCACGATTTCACCTGCGCCGGCGCGCCCATCCACAACCCGATCCTCGGACGTGTCGAAGGATTGATCGATATCAGCGGTCTCGCCCGAGAGGCGAACCCGCTGATGCGTCAACTCGCGCTCGGGGCTGCACGGGACGTCGAGTCGGCACTGCGTTCGACAGGATCGGCGAAACAACAGCTCGTGCTGGGAGAGTTCCTCGCAGCCTGTCGACGTCGACAGGTCGCGGTGTACTCACTGAGCTGCGGCGTCTTCATGTCGAACACCATCGGTTCTCGCCTGCTCGATCCGATCGACGAGGCGTTCCTCCGCGAGGAAGCACATTCGCTGCTCGGCCCCTCGCGGATCACCCAGCTCGCCCTTCACCTCCCCTCGGGCGGCACCATCACGGTCAAGCGCAACATCATCGAGGACGGTGCCGAGGTCGCGGGAGTGATCCTCGAAGTCGAACGGCCTCCGCACCCCAGGTCCTCGACCACGCACCACCGCAGCCTTCCTGCGCTGCCCGGATCGACCGGATCCTCACCGCAATGGACCCGGTGCAGCAGGGAGCTGATCTCCCTGGCATCCACCGATGCCAACACGATCCTGCGGGGAGAAGGTGGAAGCGGCAGGCTCACCCTTGCGCGCGGGGCACATCTGTACAAGAACCCCCAAGCACCGATTGCCGTCGTGGACTGTAACCCCACGGAATCCGTCGAGGAACGCCTGAGAAGCGCGCTGGATTCCGCCGCCACCACCGTCGTTCTCCGCGATATCGACCTGCTCGACGCACGCCTGGACCAGGCCGTCTCCGATGTGGTGTCCGCCGATCAGCGCAGCTATCCGGCACGGTGGATCGTTGCCACCTCGTCCACCGACGGAGATCGGCTCCTGCACTCCGCCCTTGCTCGCAACTTCACCACGACAATCGATGTCCCCGCGTTGCGACACCATCCCGGCGACGTACCGGCAATCATTCGAATGTGCTTGGGGCAGCTCGCACCTCACCGCGACGCCGACATCCCCGACGACGTGTTACGGGTGCTGAAGAAATACCACTGGCCGGGCAACATCACCGAACTCGTGGACACGCTCAAGCACGCTCTGCGCGCCAAGCCGGCGGGGGTGATCACCGCAGTCGACCTGCCACCCGCACTCAGTTCGGCGCCTCGGAGAACGATGACGGCGATGGAGAGCGCCGAACGCGATGCCATCGTGGTGGCGCTCCGCGAATGCGGCGGCAACCGCGTGGCAGCCGCGAAATCACTGGGGATCGCCCGGTCGTCGCTCTATCGAAAGATCGACACCTTCGGCATTCACCTGTGA